Proteins encoded in a region of the Procambarus clarkii isolate CNS0578487 chromosome 28, FALCON_Pclarkii_2.0, whole genome shotgun sequence genome:
- the LOC123755146 gene encoding shematrin-like protein 2 — translation MGTYTCILGGYTCIRGGYTCILGGYTCILGGYTCIRGGYTCILGGYTCILGGYTCILGGYTCILGGYTCILGGYTCILGAYTCILGAYTCILGAYTCVLGAYTCILANYCCTIQST, via the coding sequence ATGGGAACCTACACCTGCATCCTGGGAGGCTACACCTGCATCCGTGGAGGCTACACCTGCATCCTTGGAGGCTACACCTGCATCCTTGGAGGCTACACCTGCATCCGTGGAGGCTACACCTGCATCCTTGGAGGCTACACCTGCATCCTTGGAGGCTACACCTGCATCCTTGGAGGCTACACCTGCATCCTTGGAGGCTACACCTGCATCCTTGGAGGCTACACCTGCATCCTTGGAGCCTACACCTGCATCCTGGGAGCCTACACCTGCATCCTGGGAGCCTACACCTGCGTCCTGGGAGCCTACACCTGCATCCTGGCCAACTACTGTTGTACAATTCAGAGTACTTAA